The following proteins are encoded in a genomic region of Nocardioides sp. cx-173:
- a CDS encoding TetR/AcrR family transcriptional regulator, translated as MKTVDRPSQDVRAVRSRSALMAAARELVVDDPEAAITVSALCRRAEVSRPTFYQHFSSPDELLAAMIRARFDDLFASNAEVDRADTPTVIRRLLAEIWRDARIYDVLLEGRPAFNQVRSALERWLMERLAERYPGTRPSDLAFATGGSVRLIVDALSRGDGESSLDQTAADMWRLVRLTLGLS; from the coding sequence ATGAAGACCGTTGACCGACCGAGTCAGGACGTCCGAGCGGTGCGCAGCCGTTCCGCCCTGATGGCCGCGGCGCGCGAGCTCGTCGTCGACGATCCAGAGGCCGCGATCACGGTCTCGGCCCTCTGTCGCCGCGCCGAGGTCAGCCGCCCGACCTTCTACCAGCACTTCTCCTCACCCGACGAGCTCCTCGCCGCGATGATCCGCGCCCGCTTCGACGACCTGTTCGCCTCGAACGCCGAGGTCGACCGCGCCGACACGCCGACAGTCATCCGGCGCCTCCTGGCCGAGATCTGGCGGGATGCGCGCATCTACGACGTCCTGCTGGAGGGACGCCCGGCCTTCAATCAGGTTCGCTCCGCCCTGGAGCGATGGCTCATGGAGCGGCTCGCTGAGCGCTATCCCGGCACCCGCCCCAGCGACCTCGCCTTCGCGACGGGCGGCAGCGTGCGCCTCATCGTGGACGCCCTGTCGCGCGGGGATGGGGAGTCCTCGCTGGATCAGACGGCAGCTGACATGTGGCGTCTGGTGCGCCTGACTCTGGGGCTGTCGTGA
- a CDS encoding FAD-binding protein has product MPEHSWDHNYDVVVVGSGTGLFSSILAAKQGLSTLVVEKDKLFGGSMALSGGGMWMPGNRIVRKSGAEDTRSRAETYLRTVVGEEAPEARWQTHLDYAPKTVDAILANTDVKLIHMREYADYFSDEPGGSSTGRSVEPAPYNLNKLGDDRERLQASGIAAPIPMPITGSDFKWMNLMVKRPDKASWRIARRVAQGIGGLAIKRDYAAGGQALAASLLVAARKAGVHLWNSTPLVDLVLEGDKVIGIVVERNGKQQRIKANRAVILAAGGFDRDLDKRHEYQSEAIEAGWQFGAKGNVGDTIDLAKKHGLDLTLLDKSWWFPGLKSPDPEQPPMMALAERSLPGTLIVDGSGHRFFNESTDYMRAGEAMLGLDDGEPPHLPAWLIFDDKFVKSYVMGGVKMPGMGIPKEWFDAKIAFQANTIEELGQTIDVADLPAGVARFNVLAAQGQDDDFGRGKTAYDRYYGDPTNTPNPNLRPLVKKGPYYAMKVVPGDLGTCGGLRADEKARVYKTDGQKMANLYAIGNAAGNVFGGVYPGPGATIAQGMTLGHAAVDDILAAQ; this is encoded by the coding sequence ATGCCGGAGCATTCCTGGGACCACAACTACGACGTCGTCGTCGTCGGGAGCGGGACGGGACTCTTCTCGTCCATCCTGGCCGCGAAGCAGGGGCTGTCCACCCTTGTCGTCGAGAAGGACAAGCTGTTCGGCGGGTCGATGGCCCTCTCTGGCGGGGGCATGTGGATGCCGGGCAACCGCATCGTTCGGAAGTCAGGCGCGGAGGACACCCGCAGCCGCGCCGAGACCTATCTGCGCACCGTGGTCGGGGAAGAGGCGCCCGAGGCGCGCTGGCAGACCCACCTGGACTATGCCCCGAAGACGGTCGACGCGATCCTCGCGAACACCGACGTCAAGCTCATCCACATGCGCGAGTACGCCGACTACTTCTCCGACGAGCCGGGAGGCTCGTCGACGGGCCGCTCTGTCGAGCCGGCCCCCTACAACCTCAACAAGCTCGGGGACGACCGGGAGCGGCTCCAGGCCAGCGGCATCGCCGCCCCCATCCCGATGCCCATCACCGGCTCTGACTTCAAGTGGATGAACCTCATGGTGAAGCGGCCGGACAAGGCCAGCTGGCGCATCGCGCGCCGCGTCGCCCAGGGCATCGGCGGCCTGGCCATCAAGCGTGACTACGCAGCCGGGGGCCAGGCACTCGCCGCCAGCCTCCTCGTTGCCGCTCGCAAGGCCGGCGTCCACCTCTGGAACTCCACGCCGCTCGTCGACCTCGTGCTCGAGGGAGACAAGGTCATCGGCATCGTCGTCGAGCGCAACGGCAAGCAGCAGAGGATCAAGGCCAATCGCGCCGTCATCCTCGCCGCAGGCGGCTTCGACCGGGATCTCGACAAGCGCCACGAGTACCAGTCCGAAGCCATCGAGGCCGGCTGGCAGTTCGGCGCCAAGGGCAACGTCGGGGACACGATCGACCTGGCCAAGAAGCACGGACTCGACCTGACCCTCCTGGACAAGAGCTGGTGGTTCCCGGGCCTGAAGAGCCCCGACCCCGAGCAGCCGCCGATGATGGCGCTGGCAGAGCGCTCCTTGCCCGGCACGCTCATCGTCGATGGGTCCGGCCACCGCTTCTTCAACGAGTCGACGGACTACATGCGGGCAGGCGAGGCGATGCTCGGTCTCGACGACGGCGAACCGCCCCACCTTCCCGCCTGGCTCATCTTCGACGACAAGTTCGTCAAGTCCTACGTCATGGGCGGGGTCAAGATGCCGGGGATGGGCATTCCGAAGGAATGGTTCGACGCAAAGATCGCATTCCAGGCCAACACCATCGAGGAGCTCGGCCAGACGATCGACGTCGCCGATCTGCCGGCGGGTGTGGCGAGGTTCAACGTGCTCGCTGCCCAGGGCCAGGACGACGACTTTGGTCGTGGCAAGACCGCGTACGACCGCTACTACGGCGACCCGACGAACACGCCCAACCCGAACCTGCGCCCGCTCGTCAAGAAGGGCCCCTACTACGCCATGAAGGTCGTCCCCGGCGACCTCGGCACCTGCGGCGGTCTTCGAGCAGACGAGAAGGCCCGCGTGTACAAGACCGATGGCCAGAAGATGGCGAACCTCTACGCGATCGGCAACGCCGCAGGCAACGTCTTCGGGGGTGTTTACCCGGGACCGGGCGCCACGATCGCGCAGGGAATGACACTCGGCCACGCCGCGGTCGACGACATCCTCGCCGCGCAGTGA
- a CDS encoding protein phosphatase 2C domain-containing protein — MRFVSATSPGHGRPNEDFVGDVPGAAVLLDGAGIRGSEAICRHGVAWYSHRLGATLLARLGRDGETSLVAALADSIDEVAGRHRHTCDIANPSSPQSTVSIVRLTGDRADVLVLGDVYVVLDMVDALPQVVTDTREVSVRRECTAALHGVPAGTREYEQRKQSVIDALRARRNQPGGYWIAKDDPRAAMEAVTGSVPIEQLRGAALLSNGAGRIVDPYQLCEWPTVLQVIRAHGPHEILRRIREAEAVGAGSREGVGEPDDATIAYCDLVGRVSIRA, encoded by the coding sequence ATGAGGTTCGTGAGTGCCACCAGTCCCGGTCACGGTCGGCCCAATGAGGACTTCGTCGGCGATGTGCCGGGCGCCGCGGTCTTGCTCGACGGCGCTGGCATCCGCGGCAGCGAAGCGATCTGTCGCCATGGGGTGGCGTGGTACTCCCACCGTCTCGGCGCGACCCTGCTCGCGAGGCTGGGCCGCGATGGCGAGACCAGCCTCGTCGCGGCGTTGGCCGACTCGATCGACGAGGTCGCCGGACGGCATCGCCACACCTGCGATATCGCGAACCCGAGCAGCCCGCAGTCGACTGTGTCGATAGTCCGACTCACGGGCGACCGCGCGGACGTCTTGGTGCTGGGCGACGTGTATGTCGTTCTCGACATGGTCGATGCTCTCCCGCAGGTGGTCACCGACACCCGCGAGGTCAGCGTGCGCCGCGAGTGCACGGCCGCCCTGCACGGGGTCCCCGCAGGGACCCGGGAGTATGAGCAGAGGAAGCAGTCGGTCATCGACGCGCTACGCGCTCGGCGCAATCAGCCTGGCGGATACTGGATCGCCAAGGACGATCCGCGCGCCGCGATGGAGGCGGTGACCGGCAGCGTGCCCATCGAGCAGCTCCGGGGCGCCGCGCTCCTCAGCAATGGAGCCGGGCGGATCGTGGACCCCTATCAGCTCTGCGAGTGGCCGACCGTTCTCCAGGTGATCCGCGCGCATGGCCCCCACGAGATCCTGCGACGCATCCGCGAAGCAGAGGCTGTGGGCGCCGGCTCACGTGAGGGCGTTGGCGAGCCTGACGACGCGACCATCGCCTACTGCGACCTGGTCGGACGTGTGTCCATCCGCGCGTGA
- a CDS encoding glycosyltransferase family 61 protein — protein MGIRQLGSEHRFRHDLKQLLHRSGTTAGQVVVLTRDERSARVRSVRKVFGDDRVSVVRVKGARAAFTTDLRWRAPVDVVVNLAPARPGRHIDLLPLAVGSVRAGGAYLVDRQALRPGRRSLVTWLEGIDAQIGRPRHELTGLSRGGKDLATAASGVLLGRAVVGVSVGVDHLLKARHKDATELVTRRATGTTAVELAILPATTGGAEFPVSSYGPATRAPLPESVLDSPALYLRRYEGDIRLHDGALALAESVVLPDSFRWYDAPRLMHPRLHDVGHDYVRLRRPVAPHDHTELEGSYFHFDYVNSGHYGHLMTEGISKLWGWPIAKASEPELKLLFRVPRRHLGRPREYPDFSVLQAFGVAADDIVPVAGAVRVGSLIAATPMWHNHQPFHVHPDIAGVWERLRAGFDPPASGAARRIFVTRRGGARACHNVDDVEAMLSAAGFEIVNPAGMTTAEQCAVFSSARVVAGFGGTGMFNLAYAHRVEDVIVLNQSSYDARNEHLFAAAHQARLHYFWSPADVAHPQDGWTRQAFRSTWSFDFEACGAPLRRLLGELGA, from the coding sequence GTGGGGATCAGGCAGCTCGGCTCTGAGCACAGGTTCCGGCACGACCTCAAGCAGCTGCTGCACCGCTCCGGGACCACGGCGGGCCAGGTCGTCGTCCTGACGCGCGACGAGCGCTCGGCGCGGGTCCGGTCGGTGCGGAAGGTCTTCGGGGACGACCGGGTCTCGGTGGTGAGGGTGAAGGGCGCGCGCGCCGCGTTCACCACGGACCTGCGCTGGCGGGCGCCGGTCGACGTCGTCGTCAACCTCGCGCCGGCTCGGCCCGGCAGGCACATCGACCTGCTGCCGCTCGCGGTCGGGAGCGTGCGCGCGGGCGGCGCCTACCTCGTCGACCGCCAGGCCCTCCGGCCCGGACGGCGCAGCCTCGTCACCTGGCTGGAGGGGATCGACGCGCAGATCGGCAGACCCCGCCACGAGCTGACCGGCCTCAGCAGGGGCGGCAAGGACCTGGCCACGGCGGCGAGCGGGGTCCTGCTCGGCCGAGCTGTGGTGGGGGTGTCGGTCGGCGTCGACCATCTCCTCAAGGCTCGCCACAAGGACGCCACCGAGCTCGTCACCAGGCGCGCCACGGGGACCACGGCGGTCGAGCTGGCGATCCTGCCCGCCACCACGGGAGGGGCCGAGTTCCCCGTGTCGTCGTACGGACCCGCCACGCGCGCCCCGCTGCCCGAGTCGGTCCTCGACTCCCCCGCGCTGTACCTGCGGCGCTACGAGGGCGACATCCGCCTCCACGACGGCGCGCTGGCTCTCGCTGAGAGCGTCGTGCTGCCCGACTCCTTCCGGTGGTACGACGCACCGAGGCTCATGCATCCCCGGCTGCACGACGTCGGACACGACTACGTCCGCCTGCGCAGACCCGTCGCGCCGCACGACCACACCGAGCTCGAGGGCTCCTACTTCCACTTCGACTACGTCAACAGCGGGCACTACGGGCACCTGATGACCGAGGGCATCTCGAAGCTCTGGGGCTGGCCGATCGCGAAGGCCTCCGAGCCGGAGCTCAAGCTGCTCTTCCGCGTGCCTCGTCGTCACCTCGGCAGGCCGCGGGAGTACCCCGACTTCAGCGTGCTGCAGGCCTTCGGCGTCGCGGCGGACGACATCGTCCCCGTCGCGGGCGCCGTCCGCGTGGGATCGCTGATCGCGGCCACCCCGATGTGGCACAACCACCAGCCCTTCCACGTCCACCCGGACATCGCCGGGGTCTGGGAGCGGCTTCGTGCCGGCTTCGACCCACCCGCGTCGGGTGCTGCCCGCAGGATCTTCGTGACCCGCCGCGGTGGCGCCCGCGCCTGCCACAACGTCGACGACGTGGAGGCCATGCTCTCCGCCGCCGGCTTCGAGATCGTGAACCCTGCGGGCATGACGACCGCCGAGCAGTGCGCCGTCTTCTCGAGCGCACGTGTGGTGGCCGGCTTCGGCGGCACGGGCATGTTCAACCTCGCCTACGCCCACCGGGTGGAGGACGTGATCGTGCTCAACCAGAGCTCCTACGACGCCCGCAACGAGCATCTCTTCGCCGCTGCCCACCAGGCCCGCCTCCACTACTTCTGGAGCCCGGCCGACGTGGCGCATCCCCAGGACGGGTGGACGCGCCAGGCGTTCCGGTCGACCTGGTCCTTTGACTTCGAGGCATGCGGCGCCCCCCTGCGTCGCCTGCTGGGCGAGCTCGGCGCGTGA
- a CDS encoding SDR family NAD(P)-dependent oxidoreductase: protein MDTTSQDLTGRVALVTGGGSGLGAAICRHLAGRGAQVLVADVNEDGARRTADEIAGSGAPGKAEAVVLDITDPAAVDAAIEEASRAHGAAFDCLVNNAGTDRGADLVDVDDDQWHGVFAVNVHGPMYLSRAFVRHLQRVADEGVLGDIVCVVSISALTVGAGAGAYNSSKAALLKLTEVMQTEARERGWPARVSAINPAAMATPMMDQWGLPPEKMMDPAVVAGLVGTAISLPPDVVLQSLVVTTRVEAYPR from the coding sequence ATGGACACGACGAGCCAGGACCTGACCGGACGCGTCGCGCTGGTGACCGGCGGGGGGAGCGGCCTGGGGGCCGCGATCTGCCGCCACCTCGCCGGCCGCGGCGCTCAGGTGCTGGTGGCCGACGTCAACGAGGACGGCGCCCGGCGTACGGCGGACGAGATCGCCGGCAGCGGCGCCCCGGGCAAGGCGGAGGCGGTGGTGCTGGACATCACCGACCCCGCGGCCGTCGACGCGGCGATCGAGGAGGCCTCGCGGGCCCACGGCGCCGCGTTCGACTGCCTGGTCAACAACGCGGGGACCGACCGGGGCGCGGACCTGGTCGACGTGGACGACGACCAGTGGCACGGGGTGTTCGCGGTCAACGTGCACGGCCCGATGTACCTCAGCCGCGCCTTCGTGCGACACCTGCAGCGCGTCGCGGACGAGGGCGTCCTCGGGGACATCGTCTGCGTGGTCTCGATCTCCGCGCTCACCGTGGGTGCGGGCGCGGGGGCCTACAACTCCTCGAAGGCGGCGCTGCTCAAGCTGACCGAGGTGATGCAGACCGAGGCGCGCGAGCGTGGGTGGCCGGCGCGCGTCAGCGCCATCAACCCCGCGGCCATGGCGACGCCGATGATGGACCAGTGGGGGCTGCCCCCCGAGAAGATGATGGACCCCGCCGTGGTGGCCGGGCTCGTGGGCACGGCCATCTCCCTGCCGCCCGACGTGGTGCTCCAGAGCCTCGTCGTCACGACCCGGGTGGAGGCCTACCCCCGCTGA
- a CDS encoding glycosyltransferase family 2 protein: MSVTTVVVTRNRWSDLERTLPRHAGPVLLVDNGSDDGTARRVRERFPHIGVIELDRNHGAAARNVGVEAADTPYVAFSDDDSWWAPGSLDRAAAHFDRSPRLAVLAARLLVGETGELDPVCREMAASPLPRAVDLPGPPVLGFVACGAVVRRSAFLDAGGFDEVVFFAGEEERLALDLAAACWGLAYVEDVVAHHHPSPRRDDPQARRVRIARNRLLTAVMRRPWAQVRDLTRELAGSRTGSAALADAVPRLPGALRRRCLLPRRVEDRRRMLEDERVGQRG, encoded by the coding sequence ATGAGCGTCACCACCGTCGTGGTCACGCGCAACCGGTGGTCCGACCTCGAGCGCACGCTGCCGCGCCACGCCGGCCCGGTGCTGCTCGTGGACAACGGCTCCGACGACGGCACCGCACGTCGGGTGCGCGAGCGGTTCCCTCACATCGGCGTCATCGAGCTGGACCGCAACCACGGGGCGGCGGCGCGCAACGTCGGCGTCGAGGCGGCGGACACGCCGTACGTCGCGTTCTCCGACGACGACTCCTGGTGGGCGCCAGGTTCCCTGGACCGGGCCGCCGCCCACTTCGACCGCTCACCCCGGCTGGCCGTGCTGGCCGCGCGCCTCCTCGTGGGCGAGACCGGAGAGCTGGACCCGGTGTGCCGCGAGATGGCCGCGTCGCCGCTGCCGCGCGCGGTGGACCTGCCCGGGCCGCCCGTCCTGGGCTTCGTGGCCTGTGGCGCCGTGGTGCGGCGCTCGGCGTTCCTGGACGCAGGCGGCTTCGACGAGGTCGTCTTCTTCGCCGGCGAGGAGGAGCGGCTGGCGCTCGACCTCGCCGCGGCGTGCTGGGGACTCGCGTACGTCGAGGACGTCGTCGCCCATCACCACCCGTCGCCCAGGCGCGACGATCCGCAGGCCCGGCGCGTGCGGATCGCTCGCAACCGGCTCCTCACCGCGGTCATGCGCCGGCCGTGGGCGCAGGTCCGGGACCTGACCCGCGAGCTCGCGGGCTCGCGCACCGGCTCCGCCGCTCTTGCGGACGCCGTGCCCCGCCTCCCTGGGGCGCTGCGCCGCCGCTGCCTGCTGCCGCGCCGGGTCGAGGACCGGCGCCGGATGCTCGAGGACGAGCGGGTCGGTCAGCGGGGGTAG
- a CDS encoding glycosyltransferase: MRILLWHVHGSWTTSFVQGPHEYVVPVTADRGPDGLGRARTWDWPASVREVAAEDLRDLDVDLVVLQRPHELDLAERWLGRRPGRDLPAVYVEHNTPAGDVPDTRHPLADQDQILLAHVTGFNQLFWDCGSARTVVVDHGIVDPGHRYTGEIARAAVAINDPVRRGRSVGTDLVPLLARTSGVDVFGMRVDLLPAATGLPPHQLSVYEDLPQDRMHDELARRRVYVHTARWTSLGLSLLEAMHLGMPVVALATTEAVLAVPPHTGVVATRPDQVAAAAAAFVADPALAASTGAAARRHALDHYGLKRFLDDWDVLLEGEVGR, translated from the coding sequence GTGCGGATCCTCCTGTGGCACGTCCACGGGTCATGGACGACGTCGTTCGTCCAGGGCCCCCACGAGTACGTCGTCCCCGTCACCGCGGACCGCGGCCCCGACGGGCTCGGCCGCGCCCGCACCTGGGACTGGCCGGCGAGCGTGCGGGAGGTCGCCGCGGAGGACCTGCGCGACCTGGACGTCGACCTGGTCGTGCTGCAGCGCCCGCACGAGCTCGACCTCGCCGAGCGGTGGCTGGGTCGACGGCCGGGGCGCGACCTGCCGGCGGTCTACGTGGAGCACAACACCCCCGCCGGCGACGTACCGGACACCCGGCATCCCCTGGCCGACCAGGACCAGATCCTGCTCGCCCACGTGACCGGCTTCAACCAGCTGTTCTGGGACTGCGGGAGCGCGCGGACGGTGGTCGTCGACCACGGCATCGTGGACCCCGGCCACCGCTACACCGGCGAGATCGCCCGGGCCGCGGTCGCGATCAACGACCCCGTGCGCCGCGGCCGCTCCGTCGGCACCGACCTGGTCCCGCTGCTGGCGCGGACCTCCGGGGTGGACGTCTTCGGCATGCGGGTCGACCTGCTCCCGGCGGCCACCGGACTGCCACCGCATCAACTGAGCGTCTACGAGGACCTGCCGCAGGACCGGATGCACGACGAGCTCGCGCGGAGGCGCGTCTACGTGCACACCGCCCGCTGGACGTCGCTGGGCCTCTCGCTGCTGGAGGCCATGCACCTCGGGATGCCCGTGGTCGCCCTGGCGACGACCGAGGCGGTGCTCGCCGTGCCCCCGCACACCGGGGTCGTGGCCACCCGCCCGGATCAGGTCGCCGCGGCGGCCGCGGCGTTCGTCGCCGACCCGGCCCTCGCCGCGAGTACCGGCGCGGCCGCGCGGCGCCACGCGCTTGACCACTACGGGCTCAAGCGGTTCCTCGACGACTGGGACGTCCTCCTCGAGGGCGAGGTCGGGCGATGA
- a CDS encoding carbamoyltransferase family protein: protein MKVLGVNALFHDPAAALVVDGQTVAAAEEERFSRRKHGHRPVPFAAWELPEQAARWCLEQAGVDVSDLDAVTYSFDPTLARPAETLGLHDPWDHLRQTYARQAPQFLASSLPGLDPAAVRFVRHHVAHAASGALASPYRDADVLVLDGRGECASHLAGRYEGGRLTVHATQELPHSLGLLYEELTEHLGFLRSSDEFKVMAMASYGTPRFHDEIRARVRTDDRGGFATDPIAWHTMAKPLRPGEEWDQDHADLAASVQARLEEVLLELAQWLRRRTGGDRLTLAGGVALNCVANTRLHAESGYDEVWVQPAAGDAGTALGSALHVAAEEGDEIRPMPGADLGRGWSDEEIEAYLRTAQVDFERPADVAVEVAECLAADGVVAWFQGRSEYGPRALGHRSLLAHPGRSANLERLNDVKGREQFRPVAPMVLTEGASRIFSRGPLPSPYMLFVHDVAPQWRERIPAVVHVDGTARVQTVDRDDEPLVARMLEAFEQRTGLPVVINTSLNTAGRPMVDDPRDALECFGSAPVSLLAIGPFVVRRRPPGR, encoded by the coding sequence GTGAAGGTGCTGGGTGTCAACGCCCTCTTCCACGACCCGGCCGCCGCCCTCGTCGTCGACGGACAGACGGTCGCCGCCGCGGAGGAGGAGCGCTTCTCCCGGCGCAAGCACGGCCATCGTCCGGTGCCGTTCGCCGCCTGGGAGCTGCCCGAGCAGGCCGCGCGCTGGTGCCTCGAGCAGGCGGGTGTGGACGTGTCCGACCTGGACGCGGTCACCTACTCCTTCGACCCGACGCTGGCCCGCCCGGCCGAGACGCTCGGCCTGCACGACCCGTGGGACCACCTGCGCCAGACCTACGCCCGCCAGGCGCCCCAGTTCCTCGCCAGCTCCCTGCCCGGGCTCGACCCCGCCGCCGTCCGGTTCGTTCGGCACCACGTGGCCCACGCGGCCTCCGGCGCGCTGGCCTCGCCGTACCGGGACGCCGACGTGCTCGTGCTCGACGGGCGTGGGGAGTGCGCCAGCCACCTGGCCGGCCGCTACGAGGGAGGCCGGCTCACCGTGCACGCCACCCAGGAGCTGCCCCACTCGCTCGGCCTGCTCTACGAGGAGCTGACCGAGCACCTCGGCTTCCTCCGCTCCTCCGACGAGTTCAAGGTCATGGCGATGGCGTCCTACGGCACGCCGCGGTTCCACGACGAGATCCGGGCCCGCGTCCGCACGGACGACCGCGGTGGCTTCGCGACCGACCCGATCGCCTGGCACACGATGGCCAAGCCGCTGCGCCCGGGCGAGGAGTGGGACCAGGACCACGCCGACCTGGCCGCCTCGGTGCAGGCACGCCTGGAGGAGGTCCTGCTGGAGCTGGCCCAGTGGCTGCGCAGGCGCACCGGCGGGGATCGTCTCACCCTGGCCGGTGGCGTCGCGCTCAACTGCGTCGCCAACACCCGTCTGCACGCTGAGAGCGGGTACGACGAGGTGTGGGTGCAGCCCGCGGCCGGCGACGCCGGGACCGCGCTGGGCAGCGCCCTGCACGTGGCCGCCGAGGAGGGCGACGAGATCCGGCCGATGCCGGGTGCGGACCTCGGTCGCGGCTGGAGCGACGAGGAGATCGAGGCGTACCTGCGCACCGCGCAGGTGGACTTCGAGCGCCCCGCCGACGTGGCCGTGGAGGTCGCGGAGTGCCTGGCGGCGGACGGAGTGGTCGCGTGGTTCCAGGGCCGCAGCGAGTACGGCCCCCGCGCGCTGGGGCACCGCTCGCTGCTGGCGCACCCGGGTCGCTCGGCCAACCTCGAGCGCCTCAACGACGTGAAGGGCCGCGAGCAGTTCCGCCCGGTCGCGCCGATGGTCCTGACCGAGGGTGCCTCCCGGATCTTCAGCCGCGGCCCGCTGCCGTCGCCGTACATGCTCTTCGTGCACGACGTGGCGCCGCAGTGGCGCGAGCGGATCCCGGCCGTCGTCCACGTCGACGGCACCGCTCGGGTGCAGACGGTGGACCGTGACGACGAGCCCCTGGTGGCTCGGATGCTCGAGGCCTTCGAGCAGCGGACCGGGCTGCCCGTGGTCATCAACACCAGCCTCAACACCGCCGGGCGGCCGATGGTCGACGACCCGCGCGACGCCCTCGAGTGCTTCGGGTCCGCCCCCGTCTCGCTGCTCGCCATCGGCCCCTTCGTCGTCCGCCGACGACCACCGGGGCGATGA
- a CDS encoding HAD-IIIA family hydrolase, whose product MTPSTTTVVVPTVGRPTLAVFFSALARQSRPVTAPVILVDDRPSGPDLAQWLAQEVPHHGLDVRVLRAGGGGPARARNIGWRHARSRWVSFLDDDVVPDRDWYETLADDLARAEARDCVGSTGRVRVPLSGHRPPTDWERSTAGLETARWITADLSYRRDALSEVGGFDERFPRAFREDADLALRLGGERRILDGARWITHPVRPADDWASLRQQAGNADDLLMRAVHGRDWHRRAGAPVGRRPRHLAVSAAAAVALAGLVARRRAVALAGLAAWTAGTAELAWARIAPGPRDTDEVRRMVLTSAAIPLAATYHSARGALRHRGARPWRGLPELVLLDRDGTLVHDVPYNGDPALVRPVDGVRESLDRLRAEGVRLAVVTNQSGVASGRLTREQVDAVNARVEELLGPFDVVEVCPHGPADGCGCRKPAPGMLKRACAETGVDPGRAVMIGDIGADVEAASAAGVSAVLVPTPATRAEEVAAARRVAPSFAAAVSSIMAGEW is encoded by the coding sequence ATGACCCCGTCGACCACCACCGTCGTCGTACCGACGGTGGGCCGCCCCACGCTGGCCGTGTTCTTCTCGGCACTCGCCCGACAGAGCCGACCCGTCACGGCGCCGGTGATCCTGGTCGACGACCGCCCCTCCGGCCCCGACCTGGCCCAGTGGCTCGCGCAGGAGGTCCCGCACCACGGTCTCGACGTCCGGGTGCTGCGCGCGGGCGGCGGCGGACCGGCGCGCGCCCGCAACATCGGCTGGCGGCACGCGCGCTCGCGCTGGGTCTCCTTCCTCGACGACGACGTCGTGCCCGACCGGGACTGGTACGAGACCCTCGCCGACGACCTGGCGCGGGCCGAGGCGCGCGACTGCGTGGGCAGCACCGGCCGGGTGCGCGTGCCGCTGTCCGGGCACCGGCCGCCGACCGACTGGGAGCGCAGCACCGCCGGCCTGGAGACCGCCCGCTGGATCACCGCCGACCTCAGCTACCGCCGCGACGCGCTCTCGGAGGTGGGTGGGTTCGACGAGCGGTTCCCGCGCGCCTTCCGCGAGGACGCGGACCTGGCGCTGCGCCTGGGCGGGGAGCGGCGGATACTCGACGGAGCCCGGTGGATCACCCATCCGGTGCGGCCGGCCGACGACTGGGCCAGCCTGCGACAGCAGGCCGGCAACGCCGACGACCTCCTGATGCGGGCGGTCCACGGTCGTGACTGGCACCGCCGCGCGGGCGCGCCGGTGGGTCGTCGACCCCGGCATCTGGCCGTCAGCGCCGCGGCCGCCGTCGCGCTGGCCGGTCTGGTCGCCCGGCGTCGCGCGGTCGCGCTCGCCGGACTGGCCGCCTGGACGGCCGGCACGGCCGAGCTCGCGTGGGCCCGGATCGCGCCGGGGCCCCGCGACACTGACGAGGTACGGCGCATGGTGCTGACCAGCGCCGCGATCCCACTCGCCGCGACGTACCACTCCGCGCGCGGCGCCCTGCGCCACCGTGGCGCTCGGCCCTGGCGCGGCCTGCCGGAGCTGGTGCTCCTCGACCGCGACGGCACCCTGGTCCACGACGTGCCCTACAACGGCGACCCCGCGCTGGTGCGCCCCGTCGACGGCGTCCGCGAGAGCCTCGACCGGCTCCGGGCGGAGGGGGTCCGCCTCGCCGTCGTCACGAACCAGTCGGGGGTCGCCTCGGGGCGCCTCACCCGCGAGCAGGTGGACGCGGTCAACGCCCGGGTCGAGGAGCTGCTCGGACCCTTCGACGTCGTCGAGGTCTGTCCGCACGGCCCCGCCGACGGCTGCGGCTGCCGCAAGCCGGCGCCCGGGATGCTCAAGCGCGCCTGCGCGGAGACCGGGGTGGACCCCGGCCGCGCGGTGATGATCGGCGACATCGGCGCCGACGTCGAGGCCGCCTCGGCGGCGGGCGTCTCGGCCGTTCTCGTGCCGACCCCGGCGACTAGAGCCGAGGAGGTCGCCGCGGCGCGCCGCGTCGCCCCGTCCTTCGCGGCGGCCGTCTCGAGCATCATGGCGGGCGAGTGGTGA